Below is a window of Mucilaginibacter ginkgonis DNA.
GTTAAAACAAATGTTTATACGCTTGCAAATGTGCCTGCTTATATAGACGAATTATAAATAACAAACCTAAACCCTGCCCCGAAGAGATTACTGGTTTGTCATACCAAACCTACCTTTGATTCAGCTTTGCTGTAACGCCATCAATGACATTGTTCACAAATAACTTCAACGCAATTGCTGGTAAAATAACAGATGTATAATCCGCGTAACATATTAGCATTTAATTGATTTTATTTCTCAAAAAAATAACACTTTTGCGAAAAATACCGTTATCAGCAAATGCAAAGTTACCAGGAGTTTCTTGACCTAAGCGTAGGCTTTCCGCAGGATGGTTTTGAGATCATTGAAGATGAATTATTCTTTAACGATCTTAACCTGATGGAGATGATCGAAACTTACGGCACGCCCTTAAGATTTACCTACCTACCTATCATATCTAAGAAGATTCAGCAGGCGAAGTTGTTGTTTCAGCAAGCTATTATAAAGAACAACTACAGAGGAACTTATAAATATTGCTATTGTACAAAAAGCTCGCATTTTCGCCACATCGTTGAAGAAGCCTTAAAGAACGATATCCACCTGGAAACGTCTTCGGCTTTTGATATGCCGATGATAGACGCTCTGGAGAAAAAGGGCGCCGTGACTAAGGATATTACCGTGATCTGTAACGGCTTTAAAACCTTCCAGTACAAACAGTATATCATTGATATGCTGCACGATGGTTTTACCAACATCATCCCGGTGCTGGATAACAAGGAAGAGTTTAACATTTTTGACGATGAGATCGAGATGGATACACCTTGTAATTTAGGTATCCGTATCGCTTCTGAAGAGCAGCCCGATTCTCAATTCTATACTTCTCGTTTGGGCATCCGTTCAGAAGATATTATCGATTTCTATTACAACAAAATAGAGCAGAACCCCAACTTTAAATTGAAGCTGCTGCATTTCTTTATCAACTCCGGTATTTCTGATACGCCATATTATTGGAACGAACTTGAGAAATATGTAACACTGTATTGCAAGCTTAAAAAGATCAACCCAGATCTGGATACGCTGGATATTGGCGGCGGCATGCCTTTCAAAGATTCGCTAGTATTTGATTTTGATTACGAATATATGGTGAACGAGATCGTGAGCCGTATTAAAGAGATCTGTGCCGAAAATGATACCATGGAACCGGATATCATCACCGAGTTTGGTAAGTACACTGTAGCAGAAGCATCGGGCATACTTTATAAAGTACTTGGCCGTAAGCAGCAAAACGACCGTGAGCGCTGGTTGATGCTGGACGGTTCTTTTATTACCAACCTGCCTGATGTTTGGGCTCTGAATCAGAAATATGTTTTATTACCAATAAATAATTGGGATTCCGAATATGAACGCGTCAATCTTGGCGGTATCACCTGCGACGGACAAGATTACTATAACCAGGAAGCGCACATGAACAGCGTATTTATGCCAAAAACGCGGAAGGTACAATACCTGGGCTTCTTTAATACGGGCGCTTACCAGGAAGTATTAAGTGGTTATGGCGGTATTCATCATTGCCTGCTGCCTTCTCCTAAGCATGTGATCATACGCCGCAACCGCGACGAGACATTCAATTTTGAGGTATTTGGCGAAGAGCAGAACAGCAAGCAGGTACTAAAAATTCTGGGTTATACGACGTAAGTAGTTAGTGAGTTAGTGAGTGGTGAGCAGGTTTTTTCCGTGGGAGTAACCCATGTCATCCTGAGCCTGTCGAAGCATCAATAACTATATTTTGTAACAGGAAATAATTACAAAAGACACAAATAGTGTCTTTTTTCGTTTCAGGTTATATGTATATCGCCAAATCGCTTATTCTCTTTAGCTTATCATTTGTTTTAAGTGAGCCGCGGCAAGCTGAAGATAGACTCGTTCAAAAGGATTCAGTTTATACATATTATAAAGGTTCTGCGGACGGTGTCGGCAAGTTTTATATGGGCCGCGAGATAGCACAGGTAATGGGTTTCAGCGGCGCTGAGTGGCTGGAACGTGATACTCGCCAGCAGGAAGAAAACGTAAGGCTGGCCATACAAAACCTGCCGATCTCTGCTAAAAGTGTTATAGCTGATATCGGCGCCGGAACCGGGTATTATACTTTCAGGATTGCCCCTAAAATACCGCACGGAAAAGTTTATGCTGTGGAGTTGCAGAATGAGGCTATTAATTTCTTGACAAAAAAAGCCAAAGAAATAAATGCGTCTAACGTCGATGTGATCAAAGGTACAGCGATATCACCAAACCTACCCGACAACAGCACAGACCTGGCCATAATGGTTGATGTTTATCATGAACTGGCTTATCCTCACGAATATCTGCAGGCATTAAGACGTGCTCTAAAACCTAACGGTAAGATACTGCTGTTAGAGTATAGAGGCGAAGACCCAAATGTGCCGATCAAAACGCTTCATAAAACAACCGTCGCCCAGGTAAATAAAGAAATGGCAGCGAATAATTTCAAGCTGATAACCGATAAAGAGTTTCTGCCTATTCAGCATTTTTTGGTTTATCAGAAAAGATAGGTGACAGATAAGCAATTACGCATCAAACTTGTCCAGCAACTTTAACAGCGTATCAAAGTCTTTTGGATATGGCGCATGGATGGTTACATCCGTCTTCTCGTTTATTTTAAAAGTAACCTCAAAGGCATGCAGGGCAAACCGTTTCATTATCGGCTGCTCTTCCTGGTCCTTACCCAAAACGTATTTGCGTTTCAAACTCGACAGGAATACAGGTTTTCCTTTATACATGGCGTCCCCGGCGATAGACGCCTTTTGTGTAGCCAGGTGAATACGGATTTGGTGCATGCGGCCGGTAACCGGCCGGCATTCTACCAGCGTATAATGTTTATAATATTTAAGCGACTGGAACCATGTTTCGGCACGCTTTCCCTCCTGCCGGCTAATGCTTACACTACCTTTGCCCGTGTTTAAGATAGGCAAGTCTATTAATAGCTCGTCGAACACGTGTGTACCTTCAATCACCGCGTGATAAACCTTTTTAACCTTCCGGCGCTCAAATTGCATTGAGGCTAACCGGTAGGCCTCGGGGTTCTTAGCGATGATCAGCGCGCCCGATGTCTCTTTATCCAGCCGATGGCAGATTTGGGCATCATCACTGTAAGCCTTCGCTAAACGCAGCATGTTGATCTCGCTGCCGCCCGCTTCTCCCCGCTCGTCGAGCGTGCTGATGAACGGCGGTTTATTGACCACAATAAAGTTGTCGTCTTCAAATAAGATCAGGTCGGTAAACTTTGGAACTTTCATATGCTTCTGGCAAAAATACGTTTATTAACACGTTTGGCGTGTAAGCGTGCAGTAAAACAATCTAACCTACTTATTGTTAAGCAATTGTAAACCAATTAACCATTAACCTGATAAATCATGGCGAAGAGAAAGAGTGAAGAAAAAGGTTTCTTCGAAAAAATAGCTGATACCGTTTCGGAATTATGGGATGGTACTAAAGGAAAAACTGAGGACGCGATCGAAGTTGTAAAAGACGAAGCCGAGACAGTTAAAAAAGCAGTAACCAAAAAAGTAGCTGATACAAAGAAAGCAGCTACCGACAAAAAAACAAAAGCCGCTCCTAAAGTAGCTGCTGCTAAGAAAACAGTGGCCGACAAAGCGACATCTGTGAAGAAATCCGTAGCTGATAAAGCAAGCAGTGCTAAAAAGACAGCAACCAAAGCTGCTGATAACGCAGGCAAGAAAGCAAGTAACACTGCATCTAAAACAAAAACCACTGTCAAGAACGCCGCTGATAAGACAGCATACAAGGCGAAATCCACTGCAACAAAAGCAAAGACGGCTACAAAATCGGCAGTTAAGTATGCAGATAGCAAAGCGTCTTCTGCTAAAACGAATGCAGCTAAGTCAGTCTCAAAAACTGCTGGTAAAGTAAAAAGTGCGGTTGATAAAACGGCAAAAAAAAATAAGGCCTAACCCCATTCCTCTTCAAAGAAGAAAATGCGCTAAAACAACAAAGCCCCTGAATTATCAGGGGCTTTTTCTATTATTCTGCGTCGAATTTGTAACCTACGCCTTTTATAGTAGATATGTATTTCTCGCCTAACTTTTCGCGCAGTTTACGGATGTGCACATCAATGGTGCGGTTGGTCACTACCACAGAATCTTCCCAAATATTCTTAAGGATGTTTTCGCGGGTATAAACCTTGCCGGGTTTAGATGCCAGTAAATACAGTAACTCAAATTCCTTTTTAGCTAACACCACTTTTTCGCCATTCTGGAAAACCAGATAAGCTTCGCGATCTATCACCAGGTCGCTCACTTCCAACTTATTTTCGCTGATCTCATCGCTGGCCGAGTTACGGCGCAGGATGGCGTTAATACGGCTTACAAGGGCACGTGGCTTAATAGGCTTAGCAATGTAATCGTCGGCACCTACATTAAATCCGGCGATTTCAGAATATTCTTCACTACGTGCCGTCAGGAATACCATGAAGGTATTTTTAAACTCCGGCATAGTACGCATAATGCGGCAGGCCTCTATGCCATCCATAACAGGCATCATTATGTCCAGGATGATCAGATCGGGTAACGCTTTCTTAGCTTCTGCTACGGCAGCCTGACCGTTTTGTGCTGTAAAAACCTGATAACCTTCTTTTTTAAGGTTGTATTCAATAAGCTCTAAAATATCAGGCTCGTCATCAACAATTAAAATTTTGTGCTTCGGTAAAGTGCTCATTGGTCGATTTTTGTGTAAAAGTAAATCGTTTAAAGCACCTAACGGTTAAAAGTGTGTTAATTAATTATTAACCTTCATAATTTGTTAACAGCAATTTATGGCTTGTTGAACGTTTTCTTTAACATTTCTTCAAGGTCTGAACCGGTAATGTTTTTGGCGATTATATTACCGCTGGGATCTATAAAAAAATTAGAAGGGATAGCTTCAATCCTATATAGCGATTCCGTGGGACCTTCAAAACGCTTAAGATCAGACACATGCTGCCAGGTAAGTTTATCCGCGTTAACTGCTTTTTGCCAGTCGCCCTTATCGGTATCCAGCGATACGCCTAGAATGTTTAAACCTTTTGGATGGTAAATGGCGTATTGCTTTACCACATTTGGGTTTTCTGCACGGCAGGGGCCGCACCATGATGCCCAAAAATCTATCAAAACATATTTACCCTTAAAATCTGAAAGCTTCATAGGTTTGCCGCTGATATCATTAGCCGTAAAATCCGGCGCCTGATGTCCTATAGACAATGGTTTAGCAAGCATCATCTGACTCACAAATTTGCGTACCGACGGATTGCTTTTAAAGTCGTCTTTAATATCGTCGGCGTATTTTACCAGTTCGGTTTCATAACGCATTGGATCGATGGTAGTTACCGCGTAAAAACCAGCCAACGATTTTTTGTTATCATTCACAAACTTTAAAACAGCCGCTGTGTAATCTTTTACGTTTTGCTGAAAGACCGGCTGATATATTTTTAGCAAAGAATCAGAGTTGCCATGGGCAGCCTTCTCCTGGTATTCAGCAACGAGTTTGGTGTTCTTTTCACCGTAAACGTTGCTAATCTTGTTAAACTCCTGGATCTTGGCCGACTCGTCAGAACCTGATACCTTATACGTGTGAGATGAGTCGGCTAAGTTGGTCTCGAAATCAATTGCGTCGCCATTGGTGGCAATAAGATCGAAAATAGCTTCTCCGGTTCTAACCTTAAATAGATTTGGATACGCGGTTGAACGTTTGAAGGAAAATTTACCATCCGCGCCAACACCTGTCGAGTCAACAACAGTTACCTGCGAACTATCTGCCGCCAACAGGTAAACCTTGCCTGCATGGTTGTAATTATTAAGTGTACCATTAATAGTGAAAGATTTTTGATCTTTGCATGCTACAGCACATGTGATGATTGCCAGCAAACCGGCAACTTTAAATATGTTTTTCATTATGATTCTTCTAATGCTTTGATTAATAATTGGTTGGTTTTCTGAGGGTCTATTTTTCCTTTAGAGCGTTTCATTATATCGCCCATAAATAAACCCAAAACGCCCTTTTTACCCTTTTTATATTCTTTGACTTTGTCGGGATATTTATTGATCGCTTGTTGTATAAACTGTTCTAACTCGTTAACATTCTCACTGATTATCAAGTTCAATTCGGCAGCTATATTTTCCGCGTTTTTTGAAGGTTCAGAAAGGAGCGCGCTAAACAAAGTCCCTGACGCTAAGCTGTTATTGATCTTTCCGCTGTCTACTAACGCAATTAAATCTGCAATATGACGCGGCTTCAATGGTAATTCATTTAAAGATTCTTGCCGTTCATTTAGATACGATTTTACTGCACCCATCATCCAGTTGGCGGCCGACTTATAATTACTTGTGAGCGAGATCAACTCTTCAAAAAAAAACGCCAGGTCTTTATCTGCAGTAATCACGCCCGCATCATAAGCGGACAGGTTCAATTCCGTAATATATTTATCATATAGCGCGGCAGGCAATGGCGGCATCGCAGACCTGATGCTATCAACATATGATTCAGTTAGGACTATCGGCAGCAAATCGGGCTCCGGGAAATACCGGTAATCGTTAGCCATTTCTTTTGTCCGAAGGACTGAAGTTTCGCCCGTATCAGCGTTAAAGTTGAGTGTGGTCTGGTCAATACTTCCGCCGGCTTCAATAACGCTTATCTGACGTTTAAACTCGTGCCCGATGGCGCGCTGCAGGTTACGGATGGAATTGAGGTTTTTTACTTCGCAACGGTTGCCCAACGTAGTGGTCCCTTTCTTACGGATAGAAATGTTGGCGTCGCAACGCAGGCTGCCTTCTTCCATATTACCGTCAGAAATATCAAGGTAACGCACAATTTTGCGGATTTCTGCCAGGAAGAGCGCTGCTTCATCGGCACTGCGCATATCCGGTTCAGAAACTATTTCTAATAGCGGCACCCCTGCCCTGTTCAAATCTATCAGCGAATATTCGTCGTGCTGATTATGGATGCTTTTACCCGCGTCATCTTCCATGTGGATGTGATGAAGCGCAATTGTCTTCATTGTACCATCAGCGAGCCGAACCTGAATCTCGCCGCCGATACAAATGGGCTGCTGATCCTGGGTGATCTGATAACCTTTGGGCAGATCGGCGTAGAAATAATTTTTACGGGCAAAGGTATTATTTGGGTTGATCTGTGAATTACATGCTAAACCCATTTTTACCGCATATGCAACCATAATTTTGTTGATAAACGGCAGTGTACCGGGATGACCCAGAGACACCATGCTAACGTGCGTATTTGGCAGACCGCCGAAGCCGGCATCGTCTGCACAGAAGGCCTTGCTTTGAGTGGACAGTTGCACATGCACCTCGAGACCGATAACCACCTCATATTGCTCACTAACGCTGTCCAATAAATCCGTCATACTAATATACTGATAGCCGCAAGTGTATTAAGCGCCTATCACAAATCCACTGCAATATAGGTTTTATAGCCCGGAAATGTAAAAAGGATACGCTATTAAATGGCTAACGCGCTAGCCATCAGTGATTTGTTGATGACTAGCGCGTTTATAATTGGCTGTGATAAATGTAGAGGTTAATTTGAGAAATGCAAGAAGGAAGTTTTTTAAATAAACCTCCATTACGACGAAACTTATGACCCGGTGTTTCCAATAAGACTGTCTATAGATCAGAGATTGCTTCGTCGTTTTACTTCTCGCAATGACGCGTTAAAGTGAATCTTGTAAGTTATTTCACAAACTCTATCGCTTTAGCTAACGCCTTATGCAAACCGCTTAGGTCTTTACCGCCTGCAGTGGCGAAGAATGGCTGACCACCGCCCCCGCCTTGTATTTCTTTAGCCAGTTCGCGTACAATGTTACCTGCGTTAAAGCTTTTCTCTTTCACCAGGTTTTCGGCTATCATCACGGTAATATTCGGTTTGCCGTCAAAATCGGCAGTCAGCACTAAAAATAAGTTCGGCACGATATCCTTTAACTGATACGCCAGCGTTTTAACCGCGTCGGCATTCGGAAGTGCCACTTTTTCTGCGATGAAATTGATACCATTAATATCTTTAGCTTTCGCAGCAAGCTCGGTCTTTAAACCCGATGCTTTCTCCGCTACCGACTTCTCAATTTCCTTTTTTAACCGGTTATTCTCTTCAATAAGAGACTCAACGCTTTTAGAAATGTCCTTCGGGTTTTTAAGCAACTCCTTTAAATGCTGAACAACCGAATTTTGGTCATTGATGAAATGCTCTGCAGCAACACCGGTTATCGCCTCTATCCGGCGCACACCTGCAGCGACCGCGCTTTCTGCTATTATTTTGAAATAGCCTATCTGCCCGGTAGCCTTTACGTGCGTACCGCCGCAAAGTTCTTTAGAGAAGGTTTCGTCGAAAGTAATCACACGCACATAGTCGCCATATTTCTCACCAAATAAAGCAGTGACTCCGCCACTGATAGCCTGCTGATAAGGCACGTTACGCTCTTCTTTTAAGAAGATGTTCTCGCGTATCTTTCCATTGACTATCGCCTCGATTTTAGTCAATTCTTCATCCGTTACCTTGCTGAAATGCGAAAAGTCGAAGCGCAAATAATCTGCATTCACTAACGAGCCTTTTTGGTTTACATGTGTACCCAAAACCTGTTTCATGGCAGCATGCAGCAAGTGCGTAGCGCTGTGGTTGCTGTTGGTATTGCGGCGACGTTCCATATCAACGATGGCAGTTAAAGCGTCGCCAACCGATTGCGGGATGGTATCTGTAAAGTGTACGATCAGTCCGTTCTCTTTCTTAGTGTCCGTTACCGGGATGATCTCGCCATCTGGGAAAACCAGTTCGCCGGTATCCCCCACCTGACCACCGCTTTCGGCATAGAAAGGCGTTTTATCCAATACGATCTGGAACTGTTCTTTTCCTTTAGCTTTTACCTTGCGGTATTTAACTATATGGGCAACGCTTTCGGTCTCATCGTAACCGGTAAACTCAACATTGTCATCGTCTTTTAAAACGACCCAGTCGCCGGTATCTATTGCTGTAGCCGCGCGTGAGCGGTCTTTCTGTTTTTGTAATTCGGCCTCATAACCGGGGATGTCAATAGTCCAACCTTTTTCGCGGGCCATCAATTCAGTTAAATCAATCGGGAAGCCGAAAGTGTCAGACAAATCAAAAGCAAAAGAGCCAGGAATTATTCGTTCTGCTTTACCAGAAGAAAATGACTTTCCATTTATTTGTAAATATGGTGATTGCCCTTTAGGAATTACATCCTCACCTGTTTTTACAAAGGATTCAAATAATGTTGTACCAAAACCAAGGGTTCTCAAAAAAGATACTTCTTCTTCTCTAACAACACGTTGAACAAAATCTTTTTGTTGATAAAGATTATCAAAGACGTTTTTAAATTGATCTGCTAAAATTGGTACTAACTCATTCAGAAAGGGATCAATAAAACCTAAGTATTGGTACTGGTATCTTACCGCGCGGCGCAATATCCGGCGGATAACATAACCTGCTTTGTTATTCGATGGCAGTTGACCGTCCGCGATAGCGAAACTAATGGCACGGATATGGTCGGCCATAACGCGCATGGCTACGGCGTTATTCCAGTCAGAAGAGGCCTCACCCTGGCCCTCTCCAAAGGAGAGGGAAGCATTGTAGGTTTTGCCACTTTTTTCAGAAATGAATTGTATCAGCGGCTGAAATACATCCGTATCATAATTAGAGGTTTTGCCTTGCAGTACGCGCACTAATCGCTCAAAACCCATGCCTGTATCCACGTGTTTGGCAGGCAATGGCTGCAGGCTGCCGTCTTTTAAACGGTTAAATTGCATGAAAACGTTATTCCATATCTCTATAACCAGTGGGTTGTCGTCGTTTACGAGCGTAGCGCCGTTTATCTTAGCACGTTCTTCATCCGAACGACTGTCATAGTGTATTTCAGAGCAAGGTCCGCAGGGGCCGGTCTCGCCCATCTCCCAAAAGTTATCTTTTTTATTGCCAGGCAAAATGCGGTCTTCACCCACATATTGTTTCCAATAATCGTAAGCTTCCTGGTCTTTTGCCAGCCCTTCTTTTTCGTCGCCCTCAAAATAGGTGACGTATAACCGCTCAGGATCAATTTTGTAAACTTCGGTAAGCAGTTCCCAGCTCCATGCAATTGCATCCTTTTTAAAATAATCGCCAAAGCTCCAGTTGCCCAGCATCTCGAACATGGTGTGGTGATAGGTATCTATGCCCACCTCTTCCAGATCGTTGTGCTTGCCTGATACGCGCAGGCAGCGTTGCGTATCAGCCACGCGCGGCGCGGCAGGCTGTGCCTCTCCCAAAAATATATTTTTAAACTGATTCATTCCCGCGTTGGTAAACATCAGGGTTGGGTCGTTCTTAACTACAATGGGTGCAGAAGGCACAATTACGTGACCTTTAGAAGCAAAAAAATCCAGGAAAGCTTTGCGTATTTCAGAGGCTGTCATAAGCGGCAAAGGTAATTATTTTGGCTGAAGATAGCCCCACCCAACCCTCGCCCGTAAGGGAGGTCTTTAAAGCACTTACCCGTTGATGATATTATTCTGCTGCTTGCGGATGGCGCCATAGTGGAGCATCATGCAAATAAATTCTAAACCTGCGAACGCTTTATGGGTTAACAAATGAAGATGAAGAATATTTTATTTTTTGGCGACAGCCTTACGGCCGGTTATGGTTTAGGTAATGTGGATAACGAATCCTTTCCCGGCCTTGTACAGCAAAAGATCAATGCAGAAGGACTTGATTATAAAGTGATCAACGCCGGGTTAAGCGGTGATACTTCGGGCGGTGGGTTAGCTAGGCTCGACTACTGGCTGAGCCAGCCGATAGACGTTTTTATTTTAGAACTCGGCGTAAATGACATTATGCGCGGTATTTCGCCAGAAGTCACGGCAACAAACCTGCAGAACATCATCCACAAAGTGAAACGCAAATACCCACAGGTAAAATTAGGGCTGATGGGTATGCAAATACCGGCATTTATTCCGGGGGCTTTTGCCGCACAATTCAGAGCCATTTATAAGCCCCTGGCCGATGCAAATGATATGGCATTCGTGCCATTCTTTTTGGAAGGCGTTGCCGGAAAAGCGTATTTAAACCTGCGCGATGGAGTGCATCCGTCTGCTGCGGGATACAAAATAATTGCAGACAACGTTTGGCCGGTAATAAGAACTTTACTTTGAGGGCGTTATCATAATGACGAAGTCAACTTTCCTTGAGAACGCTAATTTCTTTTTGCTTTTTTCATAAGAAGCATTGCTTGATTTACTTGTGGCGATTTATGCTGTTGTCGCAGCACTAGTAAGCTTTTTATGGTAAGTAGTTAACTAACGTGTCCGCATTAAAGTTTACTCCAATTTTTAATCCGGCTATTAATTTACTTTTGCTGCATGAGTTTAAACCCATCGTTGCTTAAACCTAAGCATCATTTCGAGGTGTTGGACGGACTGCGTGGCGTGGCTGCCATCGGCGTGGTCACCTTCCATTTTATGGAAATGATCATCACAGACTACAGCAAAAATTTTATCGGTCACGGTTTTCTGGCGGTCGATTTCTTTTTCTGCCTGTCTGGTTTCGTTATCGCCTACGCTTACGACGACCGGATCGGCAAAATGGGCTTTAGGCAATTCGCGGTCTCGAGGCTTATCCGTCTGCATCCGCTTGTGATAATGGGATCTGTATTAGGCTTGCTTGCGTTTTTATTCGATCCGTTTAGTTCTGCGGCAGCTTCTTATAACTTGCCGCACATTGCGCTCATCTTTATATGCTCGTTACTGATGATCCCTTATGGAGCAATAACCGAACGCAGTTTTAACAACTTTGGCCTTAATGCACCCGCGTGGTCATTATTTTGGGAATACGTTGCAAACGTGGTATACGCCTTAATATTAGTCCGGTTCAGACGTCCAATTCTTGTAGTTCTTTTAATCGTATCAGCAGCGTGGTTAAGTTATGTTGCATGGCATGCGCAGTCTTTAGCAGGGGGCTGGAGCAAAGACAACTTTTGGGATGGCGGCGCACGTGTGTCTTATTCTTTTATTGCCGGCATGCTTATCTATCGGTATAGATTAAAGATCAGCAACCGGCTTGGATTTATTGGGTTAGCGATCTTATTGATCGCAGCATTGGTAATGCCTTATTTTCCGCTGAACTGGCTGGCAGAGTTGCTTGTGGTGCTGCTGTGGTTTCCCTTGCTGTTAATGCTTGGTGTGGGCACTAATATATCCGACAAAACCAAAAAGCTCTGCACGTTATCCGGCAATATTTCCTACCCCCTTTATATGACGCATTATTTTGTGTTATGGATTTTTTTAAATTACACAACTGCCCATAAGCCGTCTACAAATCAGTTAATCATCATAATAATCAGCGGCATTTTAGGCCTGTTGGCATTTGGCTACTTCGTAATGAAATTTTATGATGAACCGCTTCGAATGTGGTTGAACAATAAAAGGAAGCGTATTATTTCTTAAATAATGGTGACCCCGCTGAGGCTCGAACTCAGGACCCACAGATTAAGAGTCTGTTGCTCTACCAACTGAGCTACGGAGTCTGGTGTGA
It encodes the following:
- a CDS encoding arylesterase, translating into MKNILFFGDSLTAGYGLGNVDNESFPGLVQQKINAEGLDYKVINAGLSGDTSGGGLARLDYWLSQPIDVFILELGVNDIMRGISPEVTATNLQNIIHKVKRKYPQVKLGLMGMQIPAFIPGAFAAQFRAIYKPLADANDMAFVPFFLEGVAGKAYLNLRDGVHPSAAGYKIIADNVWPVIRTLL
- a CDS encoding acyltransferase family protein, with the translated sequence MSLNPSLLKPKHHFEVLDGLRGVAAIGVVTFHFMEMIITDYSKNFIGHGFLAVDFFFCLSGFVIAYAYDDRIGKMGFRQFAVSRLIRLHPLVIMGSVLGLLAFLFDPFSSAAASYNLPHIALIFICSLLMIPYGAITERSFNNFGLNAPAWSLFWEYVANVVYALILVRFRRPILVVLLIVSAAWLSYVAWHAQSLAGGWSKDNFWDGGARVSYSFIAGMLIYRYRLKISNRLGFIGLAILLIAALVMPYFPLNWLAELLVVLLWFPLLLMLGVGTNISDKTKKLCTLSGNISYPLYMTHYFVLWIFLNYTTAHKPSTNQLIIIIISGILGLLAFGYFVMKFYDEPLRMWLNNKRKRIIS